Part of the Clostridiales bacterium genome, AACATATTGACCTCAAAAAGATAGCTATAATCATCGCGCGTGGTCTTTTCGGCGGGCGCGGCGATAGAAATTCCCGCGCAATATACTCCTATGTCAATTTTTCCGTGTTCCGATAAGATTTTTTCAACCGCTTGCGATAAAGTCTCGGGATTGGCAATATCCACCGTAAAGTTGGTCACTCCCGCGATCGGGCATTCCGTCCTTGAGCCGTTATATACTATATAATTATTATCAATAAATTTTCTTATCGTTTCCATTCCGATACCGGACGAACCGCCCAAAACAAATACAACTTCTGCCATTTTTTACACCTCTTTTTAATATTATTAATAATATTATTTATTATCTTTTTAAGAAATATTTAATACTTGCGAAATAAGGAAAAAAATGTTATTTTAATTTCATGCGCATTTATAAATTATTTTATACGCAAATATATTTTTTATTTTGGAGGTAATTTCAATTTAATTAATAATTTTATATTTAGGACATATTATTATTAAAGCCCTTTTTAAAAAAATTTCAGGACTTTAAAAATGGCAATTCTTAAAAGTCTAAGGAATAATAGCGCAAAATAATACTTCAGTGCGCAAAGATTATTAACTTATAGCATATAAATTTTTTGAATATTTTTAAGAGCTTGAAAGGCTAATTTGGCAGGAGGTAAGATGATTTATTATAACAAAGAAGTTGAAGAAGTATTAAGCCAATTACAGACTTCAACTTCGGGGCTAAGCGATCAAGAAGCGGCTTTAAGGCTTCAAAAATACGGATACAATGTTTTGTCCGAAGAGAAAAGGGCGGGATTATTAGTTAAATTCTTAAAACAGTTAATCAACCCTATGATAATAATATTAATAGTCGCCGCGGTTATTTCGGGTATTTTGGGCGAATGGATTGATATGTCCGTTATTTTGGGCGTTGTGCTTTTAAACGCTATCATGAGCACAATCCAAGAAGGCAAGGCGGAAAAGGCAATAGCCAAACTTAAGAGCATGGCGACGCCTTATACGGCGGTTATTAGAAACGGTTCCGTTAAAATGGTGCCTTCCAACACCTTAGTACCGGGCGATATTATGCAAATTTCAGCGGGCGATGTTATCGCTGCGGACGCTAGAATAATCAAATCAAACAGCTTAATGTCCGAAGAGGCGGCGCTTACGGGCGAATCTACGCCTGTGGAAAAAAGCGCCGAAAAGATTGATAGCGATAATGTCATTGTGGGCGACCAAAAAAACATGTTATTTACCACGGGCAAAATCATATACGGCACAGGTCTTGCCGTGGTTACAGCCACAGGCATGAATACCGAAATAGGCAAGATAGCCAATATCTTAAAAGAGACCAAAGAAGAAACTACGCCGCTTCAAAGACGAATGAACGAAATAAGCGGCGTTTTGACAATAGCAATTTTAATAATGTGCGGGGTGATATTAGGCGTTAACTTGCTGATGGCATATATTAGCTTACGCCAAATTACCTTTGAAACATTTATAGACTTTTTTACTTTGTCAGTGAGCATCGCGGTAGCGGCGATACCCGAAGGGCTGCCCGCTGTGGTTACCTTGGTTTTGGCCTTAGGCGTGCAAAAAATGGCCAAGCGGCATTCAATAGTAAGAAAACTAAACGCGGTGGAAACTTTGGGATGCGTGCAATTTATATGTTCCGATAAGACAGGCACGCTTACCCAAAATAAAATGAGCGTAAAGAAAAACTATTTTGACGGCAAAATCCAACCCATTGAGTTGCCAAAAAGCCCTACAGCCGATTATTTTTTGAAATGTTTGATGCTTTGCAACGACTCTGTTTTGGAAGGCGAGCAAGGCGACCCTACCGAAATCGCGTTGTTGAAATTGGGCGCGGGCAACGGGCTTAATCAAAATGATTTTAATCATCTATATCCAAGGGTTTTTGAATTGCCTTTTGATTCAGAGCGCAAGCTTATGACTACGGTCAATCAAACCAATCAAGGACTTATTTCTTTTACTAAAGGCGCTGTTGACCATGTCTTGAAAAGATGCACGCATATTCAAATCGGAAATAATATCTTGCCTATAACCAAACAGCATATAGACGATATCCTAAACGCCAACAAAGAAATGGCCAGCACGGCTTTGCGTGTGTTGGCGGCGGCGTATAAACCTATCCAAAAAGTTCCCGATGAAAAAGAAAAAGGCGAATTGGAACAAAACCTAATCTTTTTGGGGCTGACGGGCATGCAAGACCCGCCCAGGCCCGAAGTTTACGAGTCAATTAAGACATGCAAAAAAGCTGGCATAAAAGTGGTAATGATTACAGGCGACCATAAAGATACGGCGGTAGCCATCGCCAAAGAACTCAACATTATCCAAAACGAAAAATACGCGATTACGGGCGAAGAGCTGGACAAAATGAGCGATCAAGAACTCAAAGAAAAGGTCAATTATTACAGAGTGTATGCCCGCGTTTCCCCCGAACATAAAGTTAGGATAGTAAAGGCTTTGCAAGCCAATAATAATATAGTCGCCATGACGGGCGACGGAGTCAATGACGCGCCCGCTTTAAAGACCGCCAATATTGGCGTGGGCATGGGCATTACGGGCTCGGATGTAAGCAAAGATGTTGCAGACATGATATTGACGGACGATAACTTCGCGAGCATTGTTACCGCGGTAGAAGAGGGCAGGAGGATTTACGCCAACATAAAAAAATCAACTAGATTTTTATTGTCGTGTAACGCCAGCGAAATTTTGATTTTATTTATAGCCTCAATAATAACTTTGGCGGCGTCTTTGACGGGCGGCGCATTAAAGGACATGGTTATTTTACATACCGTCCAGATACTGTTTATTAATGTCATAACGGACACTTTCCCCGCGATTGCACTGGGAAACGATAACGCCGAAGACGATATTATGGCGGTGCCGCCAAGGCGCGCGGATGAGAGCTTTTTTGATATTTTCTTGATAGGAAATATTTTGATTCAAGCGGCGTTTATGACGGGATTGACTTACGGCTCGTATTTTATCGGCCGGGCTATCGGGCAGTCGTCAGAGACCGCGACAACCATGGCTTTTGCGACTTTATCGTTAATACAGTTATTCCACTGCCTTAATATCCACAAAGAACGAAAATCAATTTTTGGACGCAATTTATTTGGCAATAGAATGCTCATTATCAGCATCGCTGGTTTAATTATATTTACCGTGCTTATAATCTCAATAGAGCCAATAGCCATGCTCATCAAGAGCGTGCCCCTTAATTTCAAAGAGTGGTTAGTGGTCTTTGCGATGTCAATTTCAATAATACCGGTAGTTGAGGTTATGAAGGTAATAAGCCGCGCTATATGGAAAGTTAAGGTAGAAAAAATATATTAATAACAAAAAAACCTAAAAAGGAAAAAGCCCTTAAATTTTAAGAGCTTTTTCCTTTAGGGTGGAGAATGAGGGTTTTTTGGAAAGAAGCCTAGAATAGCCTTACCTTTCCATTATGGCAATAATCTTATGAACTTTGTTATCTTTAAAACTAGGCGCAATATTTCCTTCTATCTTCTGGCCGTCAATAATAAGGTTTTTTACGCCTTTGCATAGTTTATCGGGATTTTTGACGGTAATTTCGTATATAGCGTTTTGATAATGTCTTACTATGGTATATTCTTTAAAATCTTGAGGTATGCAAGGGTCTATTTTCAAGCCCTCGTATTCGGGCCTTATCCCTAAGATGCTTTGGGTAATCGCCACAAAGTTCCACGACGCCGTGCCCGTAAGCCAAGAATTTTTGGCCTGACCCAAATTTTTGGAATCGGGGCCGGCAATCATTTGCGAATAAACATAGGGCTCGGTTTTGTGAATATCGCTTTCATCTTCCAAATACGCCGGGCAAATGCGCTTATAAGCCTCAAAAGCTTTGTCGCCTCTGCCTATCGCGGCCTCGCCCATCATAATCCAAGGGTTGTTATGGCAGAAGATTGCGGCGTTTTCTTTATAGCCCGGCGGATAAGAAGATATTTCGCCAAGGTGCAGATAATACTTAGTATAAGCGGGCTGCACCAATACAAAGCCGTATTTTGTGGCTAGATGTTTCCAAGCGCTGTCAAGCGCGCGTCTTGGATAATCCAATTCATTTCCTATCAGCGCCATAGAGCCAAATCCTTGAGTTTCTATAAAGATTTTGCCCTCTTCATTTTGTTTGGAACCCACGGGGTTTGAAAAGGCGTCATAAGCCCTCAAAAACCATTCGCCGTCCCAGCCATATTTTATTATTGCTTGTTCCATCTTGGCGATCTCGTCTTCCACGAATCGCGCGTCTTCTTTTAGGTTGTATTTTTGGCACAGCCTTAAATAATCTTTGCCTACATATACCGCCATGCAGGCGATTAATACGCTTTCGGCCTTGTCGCTGCCTACATTTTCAGTCGTTTGAAAACTCTCGTCGGGATTTTTAGAAAAGCAATTAAGATTTAGGCAATCATTCCAATCGGCCCTACCAATCAAGGGCAAACCATGCTCGCCCAAATTGGTTACTACTTTGGCAAACGCACGCCTTAAGTGTTCGTGCAAAGGCGTGGCAAGTTCGGGGTTATTGTCATAAGGCACCATCTCGTCCAAAATAGTATGGTCGTCGGTTTCCCTAAGATAAGCGCAAACCGCCAAAATAATCCAAAGCGGGTCGTCGTTAAAGTTGCTGCCCAAATCGTGATTGCCTTTTTTGGTCAAAGGCTGATATTGATGATACGCGCCTCCATCGGGAAGCATGGTGGAAGCAAGGTCAATAATGCGCTGGCGCGCCAAATGCGGTATTTGATGCACAAACCCCAGCAAATCTTGCGAGCTGTCCCTAAAGCCCATGCCTCTGCCTATCCCGCTTTCAAAATACGAGGCGCTTCGCGACATGTTGAAGGTGACCATAACTTGATACTGGTTCCAAATATTGACCATGCGATTTAATTTTTGATCATGGCTTGTCAATTGGAATTTATTAAGCAAACCATTCCAAAATTCTTTTAACTTTTCTAACTCTTGCGTTATTTTTTGGACAGTATTAAGTTTTTTA contains:
- a CDS encoding cation-translocating P-type ATPase, whose translation is MIYYNKEVEEVLSQLQTSTSGLSDQEAALRLQKYGYNVLSEEKRAGLLVKFLKQLINPMIIILIVAAVISGILGEWIDMSVILGVVLLNAIMSTIQEGKAEKAIAKLKSMATPYTAVIRNGSVKMVPSNTLVPGDIMQISAGDVIAADARIIKSNSLMSEEAALTGESTPVEKSAEKIDSDNVIVGDQKNMLFTTGKIIYGTGLAVVTATGMNTEIGKIANILKETKEETTPLQRRMNEISGVLTIAILIMCGVILGVNLLMAYISLRQITFETFIDFFTLSVSIAVAAIPEGLPAVVTLVLALGVQKMAKRHSIVRKLNAVETLGCVQFICSDKTGTLTQNKMSVKKNYFDGKIQPIELPKSPTADYFLKCLMLCNDSVLEGEQGDPTEIALLKLGAGNGLNQNDFNHLYPRVFELPFDSERKLMTTVNQTNQGLISFTKGAVDHVLKRCTHIQIGNNILPITKQHIDDILNANKEMASTALRVLAAAYKPIQKVPDEKEKGELEQNLIFLGLTGMQDPPRPEVYESIKTCKKAGIKVVMITGDHKDTAVAIAKELNIIQNEKYAITGEELDKMSDQELKEKVNYYRVYARVSPEHKVRIVKALQANNNIVAMTGDGVNDAPALKTANIGVGMGITGSDVSKDVADMILTDDNFASIVTAVEEGRRIYANIKKSTRFLLSCNASEILILFIASIITLAASLTGGALKDMVILHTVQILFINVITDTFPAIALGNDNAEDDIMAVPPRRADESFFDIFLIGNILIQAAFMTGLTYGSYFIGRAIGQSSETATTMAFATLSLIQLFHCLNIHKERKSIFGRNLFGNRMLIISIAGLIIFTVLIISIEPIAMLIKSVPLNFKEWLVVFAMSISIIPVVEVMKVISRAIWKVKVEKIY
- a CDS encoding glycosyl transferase encodes the protein ARLRRITRYRYNNVPIDDGGNYIYIRDCDTAWSPGWKPVKTELDSYECRHGLGYTKINSSKNRLQAKVVYFVPLDISAMVQHLTLTNNSDTTKKIKIWTLEEFCLWNAFDDMTNFQRNFSTGEVEVEDNIIYHITEYRERRNHYAYYASVADINGFDTDRDAFLGLYNGFDCPQAVSEGVSYQSLASGWSPIASHYLEVELAPRSSEDFIFILGYAELPEDQKWTDGKVNKTPAKQTLKKLNTVQKITQELEKLKEFWNGLLNKFQLTSHDQKLNRMVNIWNQYQVMVTFNMSRSASYFESGIGRGMGFRDSSQDLLGFVHQIPHLARQRIIDLASTMLPDGGAYHQYQPLTKKGNHDLGSNFNDDPLWIILAVCAYLRETDDHTILDEMVPYDNNPELATPLHEHLRRAFAKVVTNLGEHGLPLIGRADWNDCLNLNCFSKNPDESFQTTENVGSDKAESVLIACMAVYVGKDYLRLCQKYNLKEDARFVEDEIAKMEQAIIKYGWDGEWFLRAYDAFSNPVGSKQNEEGKIFIETQGFGSMALIGNELDYPRRALDSAWKHLATKYGFVLVQPAYTKYYLHLGEISSYPPGYKENAAIFCHNNPWIMMGEAAIGRGDKAFEAYKRICPAYLEDESDIHKTEPYVYSQMIAGPDSKNLGQAKNSWLTGTASWNFVAITQSILGIRPEYEGLKIDPCIPQDFKEYTIVRHYQNAIYEITVKNPDKLCKGVKNLIIDGQKIEGNIAPSFKDNKVHKIIAIMER